The Aminivibrio pyruvatiphilus DNA segment GAAGGAGCGAAGGAAATGGCGGGCAAGTCCAACGTCCTCCTGACCCCCTACGGCCGGGACAAGACGGTCGGCCTCTACGAAGGGACAATTTCCAGCCTCAAGACCATTCTGGCGGACGTCAAAAAGTAACGGCGGCCTGAAAACAAAGAGCGGGTCAATTCCCGGAACAGGGGAATTCCCGCTCTTTTCCAATGCAAGGAGGACGGTGCAGCTGTGGATGGACTATTAATGCAGGTACTGGAAGGCGCGTTTGCCCTTCCCGTCGTTTTGTACACTACCGTCGGCGTATTTCTCGGAATCACCGTCGGCGCCATTCCGGGACTGAGCGGGGACATGGCCATCGCCCTTCTGCTTCCGCTCATCTACAAGGTCTCTCCCGCGGCAGCTCTGGGCATGCTCATGGGGATTTACAAGGGAAGCATGTTCGGCGGTTCCATCTCGGCCATTTCCTTCGGAGTGCCGGGAACGGCAGCCGCAGCAGCCACCGTGGAGGACGGGTATCCCGCGAAGCTGAAGGGGCATCCCATGCAGGCCATGCTGACCGCGCTCTATTCCTCGGTCACAGGAGACCTCATCAGCACGCTGCTTCTCGTTTTCGTCGCCGTGCCGATGGCGAAGGTGGCCCTGCACTTCGGGCCCGTGGAATTTTTCGCACTGTATGTTTTCGCCCTTATGATGATCTCCCTTCTCGTGGTGGGCGAAATGAAGAAAGGCATCGCCGCCGCGGCAATCGGTCTTTTTATCGGAACCATCGGCATGGACCCCATGATGGGGTCCGTCAGGCTCACCTTCGGCATTTCGAGCCTGAGGGGGGGCATTCCCCTGATCCCCCTCCTCGTGGGAGTGTTTGCCGTATCGGAACTGATGATCCAGTTCGGGAAAGAATGCGCAAGTCTTTCGGCACAGAAGGTCGCTGAAGATGTTAAAAAGGCGGAAACCCTTGTCGGTTATGACCCGGCGAAGGACAAAATGAGCCTGAAGATTTACTGGTCCACCTTCAAAGCTACCCTCATCGGATCGGGAATGGGCACCTTCATAGGCGCGCTTCCCGGTGCCGGGTCGTCCCTCGCGGCCTTCATGAGTTACGGCCTGGCACGGAAAATGTCCAAAACACCTGGTGAATTCGGCAAGGGCACCCTTGAAGGCGTCGCCGCGCCGGAAGCGGGAAACAGCGCCACTGCCGGAGCCTCCCTTATTCCCCTTTTCGCCTTCGGCATTCCCGGAAGCGCCACGGCAGCCCTCTTCGGAGCGGCGCTCGTCATGCAGGGGATCAATCCCGGACCCATGATGATCGAAGAAAACAAGGTGATCATCTACACTCTGTTCGTCATCATCATCTACGCCACCTTCATCAACCTGGCGCTTTCCCACGGGCTCATTCCCCTGTACGCGAAACTTGCCCAGATCAAGGCCTGCTACCTCGTTCCCACGGTCTTCGCCCTTGCGCTGCTCGGGACCTTCGCGTCCCGCAACTCCCTGTTCGACGTCTGGGTGCTCCTGGCCGCCGGAATTCTCGGCATTTACCTGAGGAAGAACGATTTCCCCCTCGGGCCTCTCGTTCTGGGGTTCATCGTCGGGCCGGGTGCTGAAAAGGCGCTTCGCCAGGCACTTCTCATGGGCCGTGGTGAATGGAGCTTCCTGCTGAAAAGTCCCATAGCGCTCGGCTTTTACGCCCTGTGCATTCTGTCGCTGATCCTCATTCATTTCTCCGTGAAGAAAAACCTTGTGGAGGAGGACTGATGCCCGTGGAAAACGCACACACCCCTGAACGGAAGACACCCCCGTTTTTTCGGAAGCCTGCCGGAATCTCCGGCCTTCTGCTCATGGCCCTGGCCCTGTTCTTCTTCTCCTTCACCGTCACCGGAAAATGGAGTACCGGAGCCGGCATCGGAGCACGGCTGTTCCCCCAGCTTTCCCTGGGGACAATGTTCCTGACCGGTGCGGCCATCTTCTTCAGCAGAGGTGAAACCGGAGGAAGCAAGCACGGCGAAGTGACGCCGCTGCGGGTCATTTCCTTCATGGGACTTGCCGTGCTGTTCGTTTTTGGAGTCCTTCGGCTCGGTCTTGCCGTAGGAACTTTTCTCTACCTCACGGCGATTTTCTTCCACTTCGGAAAGGACGGAGGAATGGTTCGGAAAGTCCTGCTTCCGGCCCTTGGTATTACCGTCTTCATATGGGGACTTTTCACCTATTTCGCACAAATCGTTCTGCCGCCGGCCCTTCTTTTCTAGCGAAAGCAGGCGGAAACCAGGCATCAAATCGGGAGGATAACCATCATGAGAAAACTCAGAATTTCCTTTGCGGATGAAAAGGTGGAGGCCTTTGCAGTCCTTCTGGACGAAAAGGCCCCGTCAACCTGCGACTGTCTCTGGAACGCCCTGGAAAAACCGGTGGAAGGCCTGTGCATCCACGCCATGTGGACCGGCAGGGAGATCTCCTTCCCCTTCCCGGGAGGGGCCTTTCCTCTGGATGAAGGCCTTCACCTTCCCCCGGAGAACCAGATCACCATCCCCCTTCCCGGGGACATCGTCTGGAATGCCTACGCCCCTTACCAGTGGCAGGGAAACCCGAACATCGTGTACGACTTCGGCGTCTTCTACGGCCGGGACAGCAGACTCCTGCTGCCCATGGGGTGGAAACCCAGCACGCTCTTCGCCCGGATCGAGGAAAACCTGGAACCCTTCGCCGCCGTGTGCGCCCGGTGCCAGAGCGAAGGAAGAAAAAAGCTCAGGATAGAGCGGGCATAACCCGTGCGGGAGGAACGGCGCCGGAAGAGTATCCGCCGCCGCTCCTCCCGGGAAACCGGACAAAAAATACACCCCGGGCGAAATTTCATTCTGATGACATTGCCGGATGCGCTTTCTTCAAAAGAAGATTGCTGCGGCACAGCCTGATTGACAAAGGACGGTACAACTCCCGTGGCGAAGAACGCGAAACCCCTTTTCCAGTCCCTATCCGACCAGGTTTTTTCCTTCCTGAAGGAGAAAATAATCAACAATGAGCTGCTGCCCGGGAGCGTTCTTTCCATCGACAGGCTCACCGCTGAATTCGGCATCAGCAACACTCCGGTGCGGGAAGCGGTTGTCAGGCTTGAAGGTCTCGACCTGGTGACCGTTCACAGGAACAGGAACATCACCGTCAGCAGCCTGAGCCGGGACAAAATTCTCGATATTCTCGAGATGAGGCGGCTTCTCGAAACCTACGGCTCCAGAACCGCCGCCCTGCACGTCACCGACGGCGAAATCAGGTCACTCGATACGGTACTGGACAAAGTCCTGGACAACCCGACTGATTTCGACTACTACAAGCACTCCGATCTGGAGCTTCACGACGCCATCACCAGGCACATAAAAAACCGGGAGATACAGGCCTCTCTGAAAAACCTCAGCGTCTACTCGCTGAGAATCCGCTATTACGCGAGGTTTTACGGAGAAGAAAACCGGAATCCGGAAAACTCGGTTGTCAAAATTACAGCGGAACACAGGGCAATCCTGGATGCCCTGAAAAGCCACGACCCCGACAGGGTGGAACAGGCGGTCATGACCCACCTGCTGAACGCCGAGGAACGGACCCTCAGAGCCCTCGACAGACTTGAGAACACCAAAGGCACGGGGAAACAGGAAGAACCGGCCCGCTGAAAAACCATTTTCCTCCCTGCTCCATCCGGCTGCAGAACGCTCCTTCCCGACGGCTCCTTTTCTCTTCCCCCTGTCCGGCAATTCATTCCCGACGGCCCGCCATGTCTCCGCCGTTTCACCCCGTCACGGGGCAGGAATCCTCACTGCCAGCCAGAACGCCGCGCCCGCCGCCAGGATGAAGAGAAGCAGAACAGGCCAGTACCTGAAAAGAATACTGTTCCGGGCAAATGCCTCTCTCCATCCGGACCCGGCAGCATCGCCCCTCGACCATGCCCTGGCGGCGAGCAGGGAGAGGGTTCCAAGAACGATAACGGAAAAAGCGAGCAGGTACAGGGACCATCCAGTGAACAGCAATCCCTCGCCGGGAGCCTTCAGGGAGGAGAGAAAAAGGGAATCCCGGTACAGCAGAATCGCGGCGGACCAGTACAGGAAAATGGAAAGAATCAGGTTGACGAAAATTTTTTTGTTCATGGCCGCACCTCCGAAGACATTATACCGGCATATCCGCGCAAGGGATGACGCGTCTTCTCCGGCGGCGTAGTCGGGTATAATAGGCACACCAGGCCTCCACGGCCTTCCTGAGAGGAGATGACCTGTCTGATCTGTGCACGCCGGTTACAGTGTTTCCTGAAAAACACCCTTCTTCCCTCCCTCATCGCGCTGTTTCTCGCAGCCGCGGCTATTGGCGCCGAGGGCAGGGAAAGTGCAAAGTACATCTTTCTCTTCATCGGCGACGGCATGGGAGTGGCCCAGGTTCGGGCCGCGGAACTGTACGGCCTCGCATCCGGGGCCGGAAAGCCCTCCTTCAGCACCTTTTCTGCCAGGGGCAAAATCTCCACTGCTGCTGCAAACGGCGCCGTGACGGATTCGGCAGCGGCTGGTACGGCCCTTGCCTCCGGCTACAGGACGAACAACGGCATTCTCAACATGGACCCGTCCCGGACGAAACGGTTTATAACCGTGGCCATGCTGGCCAAAGACAGGGGAATGAAGGCGGGCATCGTCACGTCCTCCTTCCTGAACGACGCCACACCGGCGGCCTTCTATGCCTGGAGCCCTTCCAGGACCGACTACTACGAAATCGGCGAACAACTCGCCGCCAGCGGCTTCGACTACTTTGCCGGCGGAGGAGTCACCCGGCGCAGAGGCCGCAGGGGAGATCTCAGGGATATCTACGACCTCGCCAGGGAGAAAGGATACCGGGTGCTCAGGACCCGGGAGGAACTGGCGGCCGCCGTCCCCGGTGCCGGGATCATCGCGCCCGGCGCGGCGGGAGCCCTGCCCTACGAAATGGACCGCCCGAAGGGGGACCTTTCCCTGGCGGACTTCACCAGAAGGGGCATTGAGCTGCTCGACAGCCCGAAGGGTTTTTTCCTCCTGGTCGAGGGAGGAACCATCGACTGGGCCTGCCACCGGAACGATGCTGCCGCCCTGGTTCACGACATGTCCGCCTTCGACGCCGCCGTCAGGGAAGCCCTCTCCTTCGCCCGGAAACGGCCGGAGGAGACCCTCATCGTCGTCCTTGCCGACCACGAAACCGGCGGCATGACCCTGGACGACCGGACGGATGCTGAAAACATATTCGCCGTGCTCTCGGCCCAGAAAGGGTCCTCCGAATTCTTCGACGGAAAAATTGCCGCTTTCCGGAAGGGCAGCCGCCGGACCTTTGAAGACATGCTGCCGATGATCAGGGAAACATTCGGCCTCCACGCCCTTTCGGACGGCGAGCTTGAGGAGCTGCGGGCAGCCTTTGGCCAGAGCATGAAACCGAAGGACCAGCGAAAAAGAGACAGGGAGTACCTGCGCCGCTACGGTCCCTACGAGCCCCTTTCCGTGACGGCCA contains these protein-coding regions:
- a CDS encoding DUF3830 family protein, with translation MRKLRISFADEKVEAFAVLLDEKAPSTCDCLWNALEKPVEGLCIHAMWTGREISFPFPGGAFPLDEGLHLPPENQITIPLPGDIVWNAYAPYQWQGNPNIVYDFGVFYGRDSRLLLPMGWKPSTLFARIEENLEPFAAVCARCQSEGRKKLRIERA
- a CDS encoding tripartite tricarboxylate transporter TctB family protein, translating into MENAHTPERKTPPFFRKPAGISGLLLMALALFFFSFTVTGKWSTGAGIGARLFPQLSLGTMFLTGAAIFFSRGETGGSKHGEVTPLRVISFMGLAVLFVFGVLRLGLAVGTFLYLTAIFFHFGKDGGMVRKVLLPALGITVFIWGLFTYFAQIVLPPALLF
- a CDS encoding GntR family transcriptional regulator — translated: MTKDGTTPVAKNAKPLFQSLSDQVFSFLKEKIINNELLPGSVLSIDRLTAEFGISNTPVREAVVRLEGLDLVTVHRNRNITVSSLSRDKILDILEMRRLLETYGSRTAALHVTDGEIRSLDTVLDKVLDNPTDFDYYKHSDLELHDAITRHIKNREIQASLKNLSVYSLRIRYYARFYGEENRNPENSVVKITAEHRAILDALKSHDPDRVEQAVMTHLLNAEERTLRALDRLENTKGTGKQEEPAR
- a CDS encoding alkaline phosphatase yields the protein MTCLICARRLQCFLKNTLLPSLIALFLAAAAIGAEGRESAKYIFLFIGDGMGVAQVRAAELYGLASGAGKPSFSTFSARGKISTAAANGAVTDSAAAGTALASGYRTNNGILNMDPSRTKRFITVAMLAKDRGMKAGIVTSSFLNDATPAAFYAWSPSRTDYYEIGEQLAASGFDYFAGGGVTRRRGRRGDLRDIYDLAREKGYRVLRTREELAAAVPGAGIIAPGAAGALPYEMDRPKGDLSLADFTRRGIELLDSPKGFFLLVEGGTIDWACHRNDAAALVHDMSAFDAAVREALSFARKRPEETLIVVLADHETGGMTLDDRTDAENIFAVLSAQKGSSEFFDGKIAAFRKGSRRTFEDMLPMIRETFGLHALSDGELEELRAAFGQSMKPKDQRKRDREYLRRYGPYEPLSVTATRILGRKAGIVWSSFGHSGAAVPVFAHGAGAHRFAGEYDNTDIARNLMDLLPSR
- a CDS encoding tripartite tricarboxylate transporter permease; its protein translation is MQVLEGAFALPVVLYTTVGVFLGITVGAIPGLSGDMAIALLLPLIYKVSPAAALGMLMGIYKGSMFGGSISAISFGVPGTAAAAATVEDGYPAKLKGHPMQAMLTALYSSVTGDLISTLLLVFVAVPMAKVALHFGPVEFFALYVFALMMISLLVVGEMKKGIAAAAIGLFIGTIGMDPMMGSVRLTFGISSLRGGIPLIPLLVGVFAVSELMIQFGKECASLSAQKVAEDVKKAETLVGYDPAKDKMSLKIYWSTFKATLIGSGMGTFIGALPGAGSSLAAFMSYGLARKMSKTPGEFGKGTLEGVAAPEAGNSATAGASLIPLFAFGIPGSATAALFGAALVMQGINPGPMMIEENKVIIYTLFVIIIYATFINLALSHGLIPLYAKLAQIKACYLVPTVFALALLGTFASRNSLFDVWVLLAAGILGIYLRKNDFPLGPLVLGFIVGPGAEKALRQALLMGRGEWSFLLKSPIALGFYALCILSLILIHFSVKKNLVEED